A section of the Umboniibacter marinipuniceus genome encodes:
- a CDS encoding inactive transglutaminase family protein has protein sequence MSSRTPFYFAIVALIVIGLFTSWNRHAQNGIPLLPDYDREVWEIEARIEFTALDRPVLASLALPEASQPGFRLIREASSSPDFGMTYQQTPYGRRAEWSKRSALGEQTLFYRAQFLVDPTNQELSPPEYPLTAPKLNLIGPERLAAESLKEAAFSRSSNALSFGRELVKLLNDPNNQNRALLRSRYSQLNILSTLLSEADIPNRLVGVLSLEDGRRRQPIEGMMQLWTGAQWLLFDPASQQFSPLGEVLVWDASIGSLLDVNGGRNSRVSFSMISQDVTPTEAVASVNQASEPWNLSIHSLPLEQQAMFKTIMLIPVGALIVAFLRIMVGLKTSGTFMPILIAMAFVQTELRVGIIGLVVIVGVGLIIRGYLSRLNLLLVARISAVIIAVILMISSFAVLAYHLNLSQGLSITLFPMIILAWTIERMSILWEEDGWREVAMQSAGSLLTAVIVYLAMTNEVIRYLSFNFIGLQLVILAFILMLGNYTGYRLSELTRFYPLGGKS, from the coding sequence ATGTCATCTCGTACGCCTTTCTACTTCGCGATTGTTGCACTCATTGTGATTGGGCTATTCACCAGTTGGAACCGACATGCCCAAAATGGTATTCCCCTGCTACCCGACTACGACCGAGAAGTCTGGGAGATTGAAGCGCGAATTGAGTTTACTGCGCTTGATCGTCCGGTGCTCGCTAGCCTCGCGCTGCCTGAGGCTAGTCAGCCTGGATTTCGGTTAATTCGAGAGGCTTCCTCATCACCAGATTTCGGCATGACTTACCAACAAACGCCTTATGGCCGACGTGCCGAATGGTCAAAGCGCTCGGCGTTGGGTGAGCAAACTCTCTTCTATCGCGCGCAATTTTTAGTTGACCCAACCAATCAAGAACTCTCCCCGCCCGAGTACCCGCTCACGGCGCCAAAACTAAATCTCATAGGCCCCGAGCGACTTGCTGCTGAATCACTCAAGGAGGCAGCTTTTTCGCGATCTTCGAATGCGTTGAGCTTTGGTCGAGAACTCGTCAAGTTGCTCAACGATCCAAACAATCAAAACAGAGCACTACTTCGGAGTAGGTATTCACAGCTAAATATCCTCTCCACACTGCTCTCAGAAGCCGACATTCCGAACCGCCTAGTGGGTGTCCTCAGTTTAGAAGATGGCCGACGACGTCAACCCATTGAGGGAATGATGCAGCTTTGGACGGGAGCACAGTGGCTGTTATTTGACCCTGCCTCTCAGCAATTTTCTCCCCTCGGTGAAGTCTTAGTCTGGGATGCTTCCATCGGCTCCTTATTAGACGTCAATGGCGGGCGAAACAGTCGTGTTAGCTTTTCTATGATTTCCCAAGATGTGACGCCTACCGAAGCGGTTGCCAGCGTCAACCAAGCAAGTGAACCTTGGAACCTTTCAATCCATAGCCTTCCCCTTGAGCAGCAAGCCATGTTTAAGACCATTATGCTGATTCCGGTGGGCGCACTGATTGTTGCCTTCCTGCGTATCATGGTCGGGTTGAAGACTTCCGGGACTTTTATGCCAATCCTGATTGCTATGGCGTTCGTCCAAACCGAGTTGCGAGTGGGGATTATTGGCTTGGTCGTGATTGTAGGGGTGGGCCTGATTATTCGCGGCTATCTCTCGCGGCTTAATTTACTGCTCGTGGCGCGAATTTCGGCGGTGATCATTGCCGTCATCTTGATGATTTCCAGTTTCGCGGTGCTTGCTTATCACCTAAATCTCTCACAGGGCCTCTCTATCACTCTCTTCCCGATGATTATTCTCGCTTGGACGATTGAGCGGATGAGTATTCTGTGGGAAGAAGATGGTTGGCGCGAAGTGGCCATGCAATCAGCGGGAAGTCTGCTCACCGCGGTGATCGTATATTTGGCAATGACCAATGAAGTTATTCGCTATTTAAGCTTTAACTTCATTGGCCTACAGTTAGTTATCCTGGCTTTTATTCTGATGCTCGGCAACTACACCGGCTACCGCTTATCAGAGCTCACTCGCTTTTATCCCCTGGGTGGAAAGTCGTAA
- a CDS encoding UPF0149 family protein: MTTAQFSTTTFSSALTAHDELVSPTLALGLVTGVSLLPVELQPNEWFNLLWCGDEPTVEDSKTLGPAFEAALEYQQWLLATPTDDWFTLIDELNLSEYAMGLAMALNWGQTAWSDVGLEDGSDNDNLIGALMLVAVTLAWPNEQRPEGINLPTAATAESQFKTAIHAVRLISSEYRQQQTTQQAAH; this comes from the coding sequence ATGACCACAGCTCAGTTCTCAACCACCACCTTCAGCTCCGCTTTAACTGCTCACGATGAACTCGTCTCGCCAACGTTGGCACTTGGACTGGTGACCGGGGTAAGTTTGCTGCCGGTAGAACTGCAACCCAACGAATGGTTCAATTTACTCTGGTGTGGTGATGAGCCAACGGTTGAAGATTCTAAAACGCTAGGTCCTGCGTTCGAAGCAGCGCTTGAATATCAGCAGTGGTTGTTAGCTACACCTACCGATGATTGGTTTACCCTCATTGATGAGCTGAATTTGAGCGAATACGCGATGGGTCTCGCCATGGCGCTTAATTGGGGACAAACCGCGTGGAGTGATGTCGGCCTTGAGGATGGTAGTGATAACGATAATCTGATTGGCGCTTTGATGCTGGTTGCGGTGACGCTTGCATGGCCAAATGAGCAGCGCCCAGAGGGCATCAATCTCCCCACTGCCGCCACCGCTGAAAGTCAGTTTAAAACGGCCATCCATGCAGTTCGACTCATCTCATCAGAATATCGCCAACAGCAAACCACTCAGCAAGCCGCTCATTAA
- a CDS encoding aminotransferase class V-fold PLP-dependent enzyme, protein MSHQPFHHLDNYWLSHSVGRPLQQTAESLHRDYLQYWESPEPWPLWLKTIQRFKDQVGELINAKPSAVCPQVNISSGLTKLLNAICKDRPKPKILLSEADFATISFVAKQVPNAELHYLPAEADVTKMSTWLDHLSDDLDVALITHVFSNTGMRAPVKEVVASCRERSIHSIIDIAQSVGIVPIDVSEWQCDAVIGTSVKWLSGGPGAAFMYVEPEFCATLEPSDVGWFSHQNPFEFDVHNFEYDQTSHRFLGGTPSVAPFAIAAASIAEINQLGVAKLLAHNHEMSALMMADTPDSWWSSPCNPTQRGGTLIFNPPMSIAERLLKAYQQGDIYLDQRETGFRLSPCWSNTEEDVVRFKKIINDG, encoded by the coding sequence ATGAGCCATCAGCCTTTTCATCATCTTGATAACTACTGGCTATCACACTCGGTGGGGCGTCCACTCCAACAGACTGCTGAAAGTCTTCATCGGGACTATTTGCAGTACTGGGAAAGCCCTGAGCCGTGGCCGCTGTGGCTAAAAACTATTCAGCGCTTTAAGGACCAAGTGGGTGAATTAATTAACGCGAAGCCATCAGCCGTCTGCCCTCAAGTGAACATCTCAAGTGGCCTAACTAAGTTACTCAATGCTATTTGCAAAGATCGACCGAAGCCTAAAATTCTGCTTTCCGAAGCAGACTTCGCCACCATTAGCTTTGTGGCGAAGCAAGTTCCTAACGCCGAACTTCACTACCTACCCGCAGAGGCTGACGTCACCAAGATGTCTACCTGGCTGGATCACCTTTCCGACGACCTTGATGTTGCCCTAATTACCCATGTCTTCTCGAATACTGGCATGCGAGCACCGGTTAAAGAAGTGGTAGCGAGTTGTCGCGAGCGCTCAATTCACTCTATTATTGACATCGCTCAGTCCGTGGGCATTGTTCCGATTGATGTCAGCGAATGGCAATGCGATGCCGTCATCGGCACCTCTGTCAAATGGTTATCTGGCGGTCCCGGTGCAGCCTTTATGTACGTAGAACCAGAATTCTGCGCAACCCTGGAGCCTAGCGATGTTGGCTGGTTTTCCCATCAAAATCCCTTTGAGTTTGACGTCCATAACTTCGAGTACGACCAGACCAGTCATCGCTTTCTTGGCGGAACACCTTCGGTAGCTCCGTTTGCCATTGCCGCCGCTAGCATTGCCGAGATCAATCAGTTAGGTGTTGCCAAGCTGTTAGCTCATAATCACGAGATGTCAGCGCTGATGATGGCCGATACCCCCGACTCATGGTGGTCTTCTCCCTGTAACCCTACTCAACGCGGTGGGACCTTGATATTCAATCCGCCTATGTCCATAGCTGAGCGCTTACTCAAGGCCTACCAGCAAGGAGACATTTATTTGGACCAGCGCGAAACCGGCTTCCGCCTTTCTCCCTGTTGGAGCAACACCGAGGAGGATGTCGTCCGGTTCAAAAAAATTATTAACGATGGCTGA
- a CDS encoding ATP-dependent zinc protease family protein, with translation MTRVTRLLLITALCSGCSYQHAMQEHIDTNNSVAAKTETIQADIARLETGLQQQQEQFQAIRAQLAQITEGISQQQSQLHHHTPFPVEAAAEPAPDSQTIAQVPSRTADKIVLGGRESIFIHAANEEFVARIDTGAEVSSIHATNIELFERDGKEWVRFSIDHETVNEIRHSVVERPIKRQTRIRQANSDEAQERFVVSMLTRLGEIEQHAEFSLTDRSQLKNPILIGRDYFIDIAIVDVSREFIQSSAPGTD, from the coding sequence ATGACTCGGGTAACTCGACTTCTTCTTATCACCGCCCTTTGTTCTGGCTGTAGCTATCAACACGCTATGCAGGAGCACATAGATACCAATAATTCGGTGGCGGCGAAGACCGAAACAATCCAAGCCGATATCGCTCGCCTCGAAACAGGCCTCCAGCAACAGCAGGAGCAGTTCCAAGCTATTCGCGCCCAGCTTGCGCAAATTACTGAGGGGATTAGTCAGCAGCAGTCTCAACTACACCACCATACTCCTTTTCCGGTTGAAGCCGCCGCTGAACCGGCGCCCGATAGTCAAACTATTGCGCAAGTTCCCTCGCGCACCGCTGATAAGATTGTTCTCGGCGGCAGAGAGAGCATCTTCATCCATGCTGCCAATGAAGAATTTGTAGCCCGAATAGATACCGGTGCCGAAGTGTCATCCATTCACGCCACCAATATTGAGTTATTTGAACGCGATGGCAAGGAATGGGTTCGCTTTAGCATTGATCATGAAACCGTAAATGAGATTCGCCACAGTGTGGTTGAGCGGCCAATCAAACGACAAACACGCATTCGTCAAGCGAACAGTGATGAGGCACAGGAGCGTTTTGTTGTCTCAATGCTGACTCGCCTAGGTGAGATCGAACAACATGCCGAGTTCAGTTTGACGGATCGCTCACAGCTCAAAAACCCCATACTTATCGGCCGCGACTATTTCATCGATATCGCCATTGTTGATGTGAGCCGCGAGTTTATTCAATCCTCTGCTCCGGGGACCGATTAA
- the recC gene encoding exodeoxyribonuclease V subunit gamma, which produces MLHLLSSNSQDVLVAQLSQILKIQAPADPFIGTSVLVQSDGMANWLKLQLANKLGQCSHIDFLMPSNFLWNCYRKTLPEVPERSPFSREQLRWRVAQYLAEHINEQAYQPLADYLQQNPGDLAEVQLAEAITDIFDHYLMYRPDWLLAWEGGDFTLFDQLGADLRWQGVLWEALNRRIPPELRWHRANIAEAFINKVSADDLPKQLYVFGISNMPPIMLHQLNAISKHCEVYLFWQNPCSEFWQELANPGSRAAITEALEQEFREDYFQSNNTLLTNLGQHGRDFVHQLIELDIFGGQNDIHFNLDQKVDLGRDTLLAHIQHDVLSLQRTQHAYDASIQFATSYSPAREIQALRDYVLQQLETTPSLTPGDFVVMVPNIEAYAPFFATLFNPVGTDTYLPIAISDRAEVSEQPIYQAIEQLLGLSQSRATRSDIFNLLEIAAIRAKFSIDEAQLGQLRDWCREANVFWGFNDAHWQLNGNPATGRYHWEFAIERWIQSLVFADTAPPFNNSVGGVRISGTQTELLSNFIAFIDTLKGIFDIQQGEKSPAEWQQVIIDAISQLIDGDHDDAEYLPQIYRRIDDYFQSISQAEFSRCVSFPTVSQPLLSELTSVRNSQRFAAGRINICTFLPMRSIPFRVVCMLGMGSEQIPRRVEAQQFDLSLRQPRIGDRHPTREDRYLFLEGILAAEDALYISWIGRSIKTNEEQPPSILVSELLDTLVDTTKLPRKELEALAIQHHPLQSFNPSYYSPASPLFSYDARWLLAPATAHYLDAEPITTISQTDLNIQELVAFYKDPLTTFLKHLGVSKHFFAKDTTDDERFALSNLERWSLYQALNEVALSDDIEPVLRHFELSGESPAAALGNNLSADVAQSFNESIRELKPLLPLQRHQATRRLAIPSVSDSSSDESIATPTTLSGTLPYYSSSRGNLVIQFANHSATNPKYPLQLRIHQAFLCASKLNCRAILVEKTGIKVAPAMSEKEATALLCQWIDLYHYGLTLPIPLDAKVATKVVSEKRVTEEDFENELGDRLGQFRDWQDCITLHAETFLGDVNSCFEKDVEL; this is translated from the coding sequence GTGTTGCATTTACTGTCATCAAATAGCCAAGATGTCTTGGTTGCGCAGCTATCGCAAATCCTAAAAATCCAGGCGCCAGCAGATCCTTTTATTGGCACCTCTGTGCTGGTTCAGAGTGACGGCATGGCTAACTGGTTGAAACTCCAGCTGGCTAATAAGTTAGGGCAATGCAGTCATATTGATTTCCTAATGCCCAGTAATTTTCTTTGGAACTGTTATCGGAAGACTCTACCCGAGGTCCCTGAACGCTCGCCGTTTTCTCGAGAGCAGTTGCGCTGGCGAGTCGCGCAATACCTCGCTGAACACATTAATGAGCAAGCCTATCAACCTTTAGCCGATTACCTTCAACAAAATCCAGGTGATCTTGCCGAAGTACAGTTGGCCGAAGCTATCACTGATATTTTCGATCACTATCTCATGTACCGGCCAGACTGGCTGCTTGCGTGGGAAGGTGGCGACTTTACGCTATTTGACCAATTAGGCGCAGATCTTCGCTGGCAGGGGGTGCTCTGGGAAGCACTCAATCGTCGCATCCCTCCTGAGCTTCGTTGGCATCGAGCAAATATCGCCGAGGCCTTTATTAATAAGGTTTCTGCCGATGATTTACCCAAGCAACTCTACGTCTTCGGCATCAGTAACATGCCACCAATTATGCTGCACCAGCTAAACGCTATTAGTAAGCACTGCGAAGTCTATCTTTTTTGGCAGAATCCGTGCAGCGAATTTTGGCAAGAGCTAGCCAATCCGGGGTCACGCGCCGCCATCACCGAAGCACTCGAGCAGGAATTTCGTGAGGATTACTTTCAATCCAATAACACCCTGCTCACGAACTTAGGACAGCATGGGCGCGATTTTGTCCATCAGCTCATCGAACTTGATATCTTTGGTGGACAAAACGACATCCATTTCAATTTGGACCAGAAGGTCGATTTGGGCCGCGATACCCTGCTGGCACACATACAGCACGATGTGCTCAGCCTACAGCGAACGCAACACGCCTACGATGCGAGTATTCAATTTGCCACCAGCTACAGCCCAGCACGTGAGATTCAGGCTCTGAGAGATTATGTGCTCCAGCAACTTGAAACCACTCCAAGCCTAACGCCTGGCGACTTTGTAGTGATGGTTCCCAATATTGAAGCTTATGCTCCGTTCTTCGCTACCCTGTTCAATCCAGTCGGTACCGACACTTATCTACCTATCGCGATTTCCGATAGAGCTGAAGTGAGCGAACAACCTATCTATCAGGCCATCGAACAACTCTTAGGTCTTTCGCAATCTCGTGCTACCCGCAGTGACATCTTCAACCTTTTAGAGATCGCCGCAATTCGAGCTAAGTTTTCCATTGACGAAGCGCAACTCGGTCAATTGCGAGATTGGTGCAGGGAGGCCAATGTATTTTGGGGTTTTAATGATGCGCATTGGCAACTCAACGGGAATCCAGCTACCGGCAGGTATCACTGGGAGTTCGCCATAGAACGGTGGATACAGAGTTTGGTTTTTGCCGATACCGCGCCGCCCTTTAACAACTCGGTCGGCGGTGTCAGAATTAGCGGCACCCAAACCGAGTTATTGAGTAATTTCATTGCCTTCATCGATACGCTCAAAGGAATTTTTGATATTCAGCAGGGTGAAAAATCTCCCGCCGAATGGCAACAGGTGATCATCGATGCCATTAGTCAGCTCATCGATGGCGATCACGATGACGCGGAATATCTCCCGCAAATTTACCGTCGTATCGATGATTATTTTCAATCCATTAGTCAGGCCGAATTTAGCCGCTGCGTGAGCTTTCCAACGGTTAGCCAGCCGTTACTCAGCGAATTGACAAGCGTGCGAAATAGCCAGCGTTTTGCTGCCGGGAGAATTAATATTTGTACATTCTTACCCATGCGTTCCATCCCCTTTCGGGTGGTCTGCATGCTAGGAATGGGTAGCGAGCAAATTCCAAGGCGCGTTGAAGCACAGCAGTTCGATCTAAGTTTGCGACAACCACGAATTGGCGATCGCCATCCTACGCGTGAAGATCGCTACCTCTTCCTCGAGGGTATCTTGGCCGCCGAAGACGCGTTATACATCAGTTGGATCGGACGCTCTATAAAGACAAATGAAGAACAGCCGCCATCCATTCTGGTTTCAGAACTTCTCGACACCCTAGTTGACACCACCAAGCTGCCCCGAAAGGAGCTTGAGGCGTTGGCGATTCAACATCATCCCCTGCAGAGTTTTAATCCCAGCTATTACTCGCCAGCTTCACCGCTATTTAGCTACGATGCTCGCTGGTTATTAGCGCCAGCTACGGCGCATTATTTGGACGCTGAGCCAATTACCACAATCAGCCAAACAGACTTAAACATTCAGGAATTGGTGGCATTTTATAAGGATCCACTGACGACGTTTTTGAAACATTTAGGTGTTAGCAAGCACTTTTTCGCAAAAGATACGACTGACGATGAGCGCTTTGCGCTCAGCAATTTGGAACGCTGGAGTCTCTATCAGGCACTGAATGAAGTCGCGCTATCCGATGACATTGAGCCTGTGCTACGGCATTTCGAACTGAGCGGAGAAAGTCCTGCTGCAGCCCTTGGGAATAACTTAAGCGCTGATGTTGCACAGTCATTCAATGAGTCCATTCGTGAACTTAAGCCATTGCTTCCGCTGCAACGTCATCAGGCAACCCGACGTCTTGCCATACCATCCGTATCGGATTCTTCTTCCGACGAATCAATCGCAACGCCAACCACGCTTTCGGGAACGCTACCCTACTACAGTTCAAGCCGTGGCAATCTAGTGATCCAATTCGCTAATCACAGCGCCACTAATCCGAAGTACCCTCTCCAGCTGCGAATTCATCAAGCTTTTCTCTGCGCATCAAAGCTGAATTGTCGGGCAATTTTGGTGGAGAAAACGGGTATTAAAGTGGCGCCAGCAATGTCTGAGAAAGAGGCCACTGCACTGCTCTGTCAATGGATCGACCTCTACCATTATGGGTTAACACTGCCAATACCATTGGATGCAAAGGTTGCTACGAAAGTGGTCAGCGAAAAGCGCGTCACCGAGGAAGACTTTGAGAACGAGCTCGGCGACCGCCTTGGTCAATTCAGAGATTGGCAGGATTGTATCACTCTACATGCTGAAACCTTCTTAGGCGACGTGAATAGCTGTTTCGAAAAGGACGTCGAACTATGA
- a CDS encoding alpha-L-glutamate ligase-like protein encodes MQWTKFANPSQLKRRHVLGMNERNIHFIGRYNQRHLYPLVDDKLLTKKIAEKAHLKAPELIGVITTQADIKTIHQLVSHGEGFVLKPAQGSGGKGILVISSQEDGQFIKPSGGALSAADIERHISNTIAGLFSLGGRSDAVIVERLIQCDPLFNRYSFEGVPDIRVIVFKGYPLMAMVRLSTKESDGKANLHQGAVGVGLDLATGKALQAVQFDEVITHHPDTNAALSDLQIPNWREILCLAAQAYEMTQLGYLGTDIVLDATDGPMVLELNARPGLAIQIANGLGLKQRLKHIEKLQQPFYYPSYEQRVDYAMNTLSALK; translated from the coding sequence ATGCAGTGGACCAAATTCGCCAACCCCAGCCAACTTAAGCGCAGGCATGTCTTGGGGATGAACGAGCGGAATATCCATTTTATTGGCCGCTACAACCAGCGTCATCTCTATCCGTTAGTAGACGATAAACTACTCACCAAAAAAATTGCGGAAAAGGCCCACCTTAAAGCGCCTGAGCTCATTGGCGTGATCACCACCCAAGCGGATATCAAAACCATTCACCAGCTGGTTAGTCATGGCGAAGGTTTCGTGCTTAAACCGGCTCAAGGCAGCGGTGGAAAAGGTATCTTGGTCATTAGCAGTCAGGAAGACGGGCAGTTTATTAAACCATCGGGCGGTGCCCTTTCGGCTGCCGATATTGAGCGTCACATCAGCAATACCATCGCCGGACTATTCTCGTTAGGTGGGCGAAGCGACGCGGTCATTGTTGAACGCCTTATTCAGTGTGACCCGCTATTTAACCGCTACAGCTTCGAGGGCGTTCCTGACATTCGAGTCATTGTCTTCAAGGGCTACCCGTTAATGGCAATGGTACGACTCAGCACCAAGGAGTCTGATGGCAAAGCTAATTTGCATCAGGGCGCCGTGGGCGTAGGTTTGGACTTAGCTACCGGCAAGGCACTTCAGGCGGTTCAGTTTGACGAAGTCATTACTCACCACCCCGATACCAATGCCGCGCTGAGTGACCTTCAAATTCCCAACTGGCGAGAAATCTTATGTCTTGCTGCTCAAGCCTACGAAATGACTCAACTTGGCTATCTCGGCACCGATATTGTTCTGGATGCAACAGACGGTCCGATGGTTCTGGAGCTTAATGCCCGTCCAGGGCTTGCGATTCAAATTGCTAACGGCCTAGGCTTAAAGCAGCGCCTAAAGCACATTGAGAAGCTGCAACAGCCTTTCTATTACCCCAGCTACGAACAACGTGTTGACTACGCAATGAACACTCTGTCAGCCCTCAAATAG
- a CDS encoding sulfite exporter TauE/SafE family protein produces MPVEVILAVIVFGAFAVGAMTGFGSVVLALSLGALITDIPSLVVILVPLTLVMNLPLAWRNRTHINWRLLFRIILPLMLGGMAIGYWLPQFFEEQFLKIGFACFILLLSGQALIKIKRSLSPRSKEVSSASLPSKRQPYVIGIAGIIHGMYATGGPLLVYALAKANHGKAVFRATLVVVWLSLNSVLTLAYLIDGRLIAQSASIVLLAPAVLAGAWVGNWLHHRVDEARFLQLVYGLLIIVALILIVQSL; encoded by the coding sequence ATGCCCGTTGAAGTCATATTAGCGGTAATTGTTTTTGGCGCCTTTGCAGTGGGGGCGATGACCGGTTTTGGCAGTGTTGTACTAGCTTTGAGCCTCGGAGCACTCATTACTGATATACCAAGTTTAGTGGTTATTTTGGTACCGCTTACGCTGGTGATGAACCTGCCGTTAGCCTGGCGTAATCGAACGCATATTAATTGGCGCTTACTGTTTCGAATTATCCTCCCGCTAATGCTAGGAGGTATGGCTATTGGCTACTGGTTACCGCAGTTCTTTGAGGAACAATTTTTAAAAATCGGCTTTGCCTGCTTCATCCTGTTGTTGTCGGGCCAGGCCCTGATTAAGATCAAGCGTTCTTTGTCACCGCGTTCCAAGGAAGTTTCCAGCGCCTCGCTACCGTCGAAGAGGCAGCCCTATGTCATAGGCATTGCCGGTATCATTCATGGGATGTACGCCACGGGGGGACCGTTGTTGGTTTACGCTCTGGCCAAAGCTAACCATGGCAAGGCAGTCTTTCGCGCCACGTTAGTGGTAGTTTGGCTATCGCTCAATAGTGTTCTGACGTTGGCCTATCTTATTGATGGCAGACTGATTGCGCAAAGCGCTTCAATCGTACTATTAGCGCCGGCTGTGTTGGCCGGTGCTTGGGTGGGTAACTGGCTTCATCATCGTGTTGACGAAGCTCGGTTTCTGCAGCTGGTTTACGGATTGCTGATTATTGTTGCGTTAATACTCATTGTTCAGAGTCTTTAG
- the hemH gene encoding ferrochelatase — translation MKFQSANQFSHSQQDKIGLLLVNLGTPDAPTPKALRSYLREFLSDPRVVEIPRIIWLCILYLIILPLRAPKSAHAYASVWSDQGSPLMVNALAQRDAIHALMSERHGERVITALAMRYNKPSVSSVIQQLQDQGATKLVVLPLYPQYAASTVASVFDAVAADFAKRRWLPDLRFITHYHRDRGYQQAMAKRIRDYWETHGQAHLVLSFHGIPKRSLTLGDPYFCECHATGRLLAEELGLRKDQYTISFQSRFGKAEWLKPYTDETLKKMPSSGIKAVDVFCPGFSADCLETIEEIAIENRDYFLEAGGEQYRYIEALNDMPEHISALANIAEREMAGWLAEEINGKARQRYADEITQELAG, via the coding sequence ATGAAATTTCAAAGTGCCAACCAGTTTAGTCATTCTCAGCAGGATAAAATTGGTCTGCTACTCGTTAATCTCGGCACGCCAGACGCGCCAACACCCAAGGCCCTTCGGAGCTACCTCCGCGAGTTTCTTTCAGACCCAAGAGTGGTTGAGATTCCCCGGATCATCTGGCTGTGTATTCTCTATTTAATTATTTTACCGCTTCGAGCACCAAAATCTGCTCATGCCTATGCGTCGGTCTGGAGCGACCAAGGTTCCCCACTAATGGTGAACGCACTAGCTCAACGAGACGCTATTCACGCACTCATGAGCGAGCGTCATGGCGAACGTGTTATAACGGCTTTAGCTATGCGCTACAACAAACCATCCGTTAGTAGCGTAATTCAACAGCTGCAGGACCAAGGCGCTACTAAGCTCGTTGTCCTACCTCTGTATCCCCAATATGCTGCGTCAACGGTGGCATCCGTGTTTGATGCGGTAGCGGCAGATTTTGCCAAGCGCCGTTGGCTGCCAGACTTACGATTTATTACCCACTATCATCGAGATCGCGGTTATCAGCAAGCTATGGCGAAGCGTATTCGCGACTACTGGGAAACCCATGGCCAAGCTCATCTCGTACTCAGCTTTCATGGCATCCCAAAGCGGAGCCTCACCCTGGGAGACCCCTATTTCTGCGAATGCCATGCCACTGGTAGATTATTAGCCGAGGAACTCGGCTTACGCAAAGATCAATACACTATCAGCTTTCAAAGTAGATTCGGGAAGGCCGAATGGCTCAAGCCATACACTGACGAAACCCTTAAGAAGATGCCTAGTAGTGGCATCAAGGCGGTAGACGTTTTTTGTCCTGGCTTCTCAGCTGATTGCCTAGAGACCATTGAGGAGATTGCCATTGAAAACCGTGACTACTTCCTCGAAGCCGGCGGCGAGCAGTATCGCTATATCGAAGCACTGAATGATATGCCCGAACATATTAGTGCGCTCGCCAATATCGCCGAACGTGAAATGGCGGGATGGCTAGCAGAAGAAATAAACGGTAAAGCTCGCCAACGCTATGCCGATGAGATCACTCAAGAACTCGCAGGCTAA